The region TTATGTGGAGATTCAGACAGATTCGAAAAAACGTTGTCTGCTTATAATGAAAATCCAAAACCAGGAGAGCTTGTTGCTGTAGGATTTTATGGAGATACTTTAGAGATCTCATTTTCTATTTATGGCGGTTGGACCCCTTTTGGTCCAGAACGTATGGTTACTAAATCTGAAGGCAATATTTTATTTGAACTTGATGATATGCCTGCTTTAGATATTTATAAAAAATATTTAGGCGATAAAGCTAAAGATCTTCCCGGTGCTGCATTATTATATCCGTTAAACGTGAAAAGTAAGACTGAAAAACAATCTATAGTTCGTTCTATTTTAAATATAGATGAGACTACAAACGCTGTAATATTAGCAGGAGATATTCCTGTAGATTCCAAAGTCCAACTCATGATGACAAATGTAGATAATATAGCAAATGCATCAGAACGTGCAGCAAAACAAGCGTTAGACTTAAGAGCACACAAGCCAGAATTAGCTTTGTTAGTAAGTTGTATAGGGCGTAAATTAGTGTTAGATCAACGTGTTGAAGAAGAAATAGAAGAAGTCACTCAAGTTATAGGCCAAGGTATCGCAGTAACCGGATTATATTCTTATGGAGAAATAGCACCATTTCATGGCGAAGTCTCTTGCCAATTGCATAACCAAACCATGACTGTAACATTATTAAGTGAATAATGAATTCATTATTAAAAAGACAATTACGTAAATATTTAAAAGATCAGGAGCTTCCATCTCATATTGAGGACTTTATTGATGCCGTAAACAGGTCTTATAATAATTATGATGAACATTTTGCAATGTTACAACGTGCCATGCGTATTAGTTCAGATGAATTATTTTCAGCCAATCAAAAACTTCAAAAAGAAGCCGTCGCACAGCAAGAACTTATAGATAAACTCAAACATGTTATAAATACTCTAAAAGTGTATGATCTATCTGATGAGGATACTACTAAGGGTGATG is a window of Formosa sediminum DNA encoding:
- a CDS encoding FIST signal transduction protein, with amino-acid sequence MKIVQLIKHKDQDWNYLSENITLIKPLVLVFGNRYLLETPTIYTDIKALFPDGEIVFGSSCADITANTVNEDAITITAIELERSRFLIKTSNILNSDLNSYKTGDHLISQFPQDGLKYVFVVSEGSFINGSELTKGMNKATHDNLLITGALCGDSDRFEKTLSAYNENPKPGELVAVGFYGDTLEISFSIYGGWTPFGPERMVTKSEGNILFELDDMPALDIYKKYLGDKAKDLPGAALLYPLNVKSKTEKQSIVRSILNIDETTNAVILAGDIPVDSKVQLMMTNVDNIANASERAAKQALDLRAHKPELALLVSCIGRKLVLDQRVEEEIEEVTQVIGQGIAVTGLYSYGEIAPFHGEVSCQLHNQTMTVTLLSE